The Lycium barbarum isolate Lr01 chromosome 11, ASM1917538v2, whole genome shotgun sequence genome contains the following window.
GTTTCTCTCTCTATATATGTGTcctcatattttctacaatcttctAGATATTTGTGTACCATTAGTccccctttttcttgaatttttttgcttTGAGTTTTCATCTTGAATATGGTGTCCTAGTGGTTACTTTTATTGGACTTTGTGCTGCTTGATTGAGTCTTGATATGTTATCCTTGGCTTAATTGGTTGTTCAACTTTTACATTTCTTGGTTTCTTGAGTTTGCtgcctttttgttttttttggggcTCTAGAGAAAGTTTAGAATTTAGAAAAGAGTCACTCAATATTAAATTCTTGATTTGGTCTGCCAGTTGTGCTACAATTGTTGTTAAAAATTTCAGTCTTTTTTTGACTTATATAAGCAGTGAAATCTGAAGTTGGAAGCTGGGACAAAGTTCAGTTCTGGCTCTTTACTAGGTAAGTGCTAAACCAATTCTGTCAATTCCCAAAATCGTAAGTTTTGTGTTACTGTTGTTTAGCTGTCTTGAAGTTCACTTTTTTCATTTGGGGTTTTAGGAAACTGTTAATCTTTTACCTTTGCATAGTCTTTCTGTACCTTTCACTTTGGAATTTCTAGCTGGCACCTTGATTTTGTGAGTTCAAAGAATTGAGCTTTTTATAATGGATTGTCATCAAGTAGTTGTTCATGATAAACCAAAATCTGATTCTATGGATAGTCAAAGGAAGGGTGGTGTGATTAGAAATGGGGAGGGGTTTATTGGGGCTCTTGATGTTCATGTGCACCAAGCTAGGGacattcataacatatgcatatatcataaaCAAGATGTGTATGCCAAGGTTTCCTTAACGAGTGATCCAAAAGAAGCTGTTTCGACCGATACTATTAATGGTGGGGGCCAGAATCCAGTTTTCGATCAGTGTCTTCGACTCAATGTCAAGACTATTGAAACATCAATTAGATGTGAGATATGGATGATGAGTAGGGTTAAAAATTATTTGCAAGACCAGTTGTTGGGATTTACTTTAGTCCCTGTTTGTGATGTTCTTGCTGCTGGGAATGGAAAGCTAGAACAAGAGTTCATCTTGTCCTCAAGTGATCTCTTCCATTCTCCGTCAGGTTATGTGAAATTGACGATAACATATACTGGTGCAACCCCGGAAGTCTTAGAGATTCCCACACCAGCCCATTCTTTGGCTGCAGCAAATGATAGTGATGAAGATGTTCCATGTGAACTGGGTAAGATTGAATTCCCGGATCCCGATATTGTGAACGAAAATGAAAGAATGGTTACTGAGTATTATGCAATTCCCTGCACTGAGATGGATAGTCAAAGCTCTGAGCATATCAGCTCCACGGAAAATGTTGAAGATATCTCTTCCAAAAACGTTGAGGTTACACCAAAAAGTGTGGCTGGTGAAGGTCAAGATGCCACTGAAAACAAGAAGTTAGACACTCCCGCTCTGAGTGCTTCAGCCGAAAGTTGTCCATCAAACTCAATTCCCATAAGCTCATCATCTGTTAGTGCCACCAAACAGACATCTGGTGCTTCGAACGAGGAATCTGTGCTGCCTCTGAAGGATAGTAAAGACAGTGGCAAAGAGGTAAATAGCACCTCGACTGCTGTGGCTGTTAGTACGTTCACACCGCCAGTTGTTAGCGTGAACATTGTACCTGAGCAGAAGAAGGTTGTGCAGCAAGATTTTGTTGATATTTATATGAAGAGCATGCAGCAGTTCACGGAAGCTCTAGAAAAGATGAAACTTCCTCTGGATACTGAAAATGGATCGCCCATCCAGAATGGAAATGACAAAACGGAGAGCTCCAGTTCAAGTGAGACACCACAGGCGCGCCCAATCGGCCAAAGCCCAAGAGTGTATTATGGTAGCAGGGCCTTCTTCTGAACCATAGTTCCAATTGAAAAGGTTAAAAAATGAAGTGCCTTGTACTTTTAATCTAGCTGAATTTACTAGCTTTTCGTTGAGCAAAGACTGAATGTTTCCAGTTTAATTAGGATAAGTTTTCCTTGAACTTCTGTGTTTGTTGTATTAGGAATGGTGTTATTTAATGTAACCCTTTTATTGGTTCCTATCAATTAACAATCCACTGTCTTTGCATCTTTTATTTTCTAATGCTGATTTCAAGAAATTATGAACCTTTCATTTCCTAACCCTTGAGTTCTAGCCTTGGTGATAGCTTAATTCATGATTTGCTATATTATGTAAGATTAGATAATTCATGCTATGCAAGGATGAATTCATTACTAAAAAATAAGATATCCGTTTGGTGTAATCTTCTGCTTTTTTAATGGACACTCCATGATTTAACTGCGATATAATCTTACTCTTAGTCCTACTTCTtgtctcttcttttctttttctgc
Protein-coding sequences here:
- the LOC132616970 gene encoding uncharacterized protein LOC132616970, encoding MDCHQVVVHDKPKSDSMDSQRKGGVIRNGEGFIGALDVHVHQARDIHNICIYHKQDVYAKVSLTSDPKEAVSTDTINGGGQNPVFDQCLRLNVKTIETSIRCEIWMMSRVKNYLQDQLLGFTLVPVCDVLAAGNGKLEQEFILSSSDLFHSPSGYVKLTITYTGATPEVLEIPTPAHSLAAANDSDEDVPCELGKIEFPDPDIVNENERMVTEYYAIPCTEMDSQSSEHISSTENVEDISSKNVEVTPKSVAGEGQDATENKKLDTPALSASAESCPSNSIPISSSSVSATKQTSGASNEESVLPLKDSKDSGKEVNSTSTAVAVSTFTPPVVSVNIVPEQKKVVQQDFVDIYMKSMQQFTEALEKMKLPLDTENGSPIQNGNDKTESSSSSETPQARPIGQSPRVYYGSRAFF